The following is a genomic window from Photobacterium sp. GJ3.
ACCGGATGAAAATGGCGGGCGCAGTCCAGCATCATGCCCCGGTGAACATACTGCGGTTGATCCTGAATATCGACCATCGGCAGGGTGATCTGGTGTTCAACCTGATGAACCGGCTGAGCGGGAAGCAATTGCAGCAGACTGGCCGTGGCATGACTGAATCCGGCTGAAGAGCTGGCTTCCAGCCAGATGGCTTCGGCTTCAATCAGAAGATGATAAGCGCCTTCGGCCAGCTCTGGTTTCAACTGATAGTGGATCTGGCCCTGAGGTTCAACCGTCAGCGGCGTATCCAGCCATGATGCCAGGGTTTGCTGCAGCCAGCGCACACAGCCGGTTGCTGCGTCCGGGACGGGGGCCAAGGCTGTATAGCGGGACCACCGGAATTCACCCTGTAGTTCCTGCAGTGCTGCAGGTGCTGGGATCAGGTTGATGGCTTTGGCCGGCGGTAAATCGAGATGAATCCGCTCCTGCGCCGGTTGTCTGAGGTTCAACGGTGTCACCACCACAGGAAGCGGCTGATCAGACGTCGCCGTATAGAGGCAAGCTTCAGTAATCCCGTCACTGTGCAGCGTCAGCGGTGGTGTTTTAATGGTGAACTCGGTGTAAAAGTGTCCGTTGGCCTGTAATGCAGACTGAGGGTGAGCTGCCAGCGTGCAGTAACTGCCGTTCTGTTTCAGGTGGCCGTGACTGACCGTGGCTGGCTCAATCCAGCGGCTCAGGATAAAGGCCAGTGACCAGGCTTCCAGCGATTGATCACTCAGGTTATGCAGCGTCAGTGACAGCCGGGTTTCGGTCTCAGTTTGATGGAGTACTGTGAAATCTAGGCGGTAGCTCATGATAGCCCTTATAATGGATACAGGTTGTGATCGCCCTGAGCAATCAGAATGGCACCATCCATGGCATCTCCCTGCGGAGTTGCCAGCCGGCGCTGAATCGCTGGTGTCAGCCAGGGGGCAATACGTTCACCAATACCGCCCATCAGGCAGACCCGGTCTGCACCATGTGCAAGTAATGCATTCAGCCACATCTCAATGTCGGCCGCGGTTTGCTGCAACATGGCTACGGCCAGACTGTCGTTCTCTTCAGCCAGCCGGAAAATCTCCGGTGAAAACTGACCATAATCCCGGGACGGGCGGTTTTCGACCAGGCGACAATCGCGTCGATATCATCGTCGAAATGGGCCAGAACATGGCGTGCCAGTGCCGTTTTCGGTACGATTCCATCGACGCTCAGCAACACCTGCTGGATCAGGCGCAGCCCCATCACCGCGCCGCTGCCCTGATCGGAGATTGGAAACTCACGGCCACCGACCACGGTGATGGCTTTGCCTTGTCTCAAGATCCCGACAGAACCCGTGCCTGCAATGAAGATGGCACCGTCCCGACCTTGCCAGGCGCCCAGACAGGCACCATAACCATCGGTATTGAGCACGACCCGGCCATAAGGATGTGGCTGCGCCATGAAGTCATACCAGGCCTGACGGTGTTCTGCGCCCGCGAGTGCCAGACCCACAGCGAATTGCCCGTAATCAGCCTCCCTCAGGCCTGCCTGCGCGGCGGCTGTCGCGATGGCGTCCTGAATAGACGCCATGGCCACGTCGGCTCCCAGCAGAATGTTGGCGCTGCCGGTTTTGGCTTCGGCCAGAATTGTTCCGGAACGATCGCAAATCCGGGCGCGGCAGGAGGTGCCGCCGCCATCAATGCCAATCCAGTAACGGCAAGTCTCAGTCATGTTGGTACTCCTTAAACTGCAATGCGATGGCCAGCAAATACCAGGCGGCATGGGGGATCCATTGCTCGCCCCAGCGCCAGTTCTGCAACATATCGCTCGCCTGAGGATCCGGGTTGAATGCGATATCGGACTCATTGTCAAAGCCCGAGGTGATCCCGTTGCAAATCCCGCCTTTGGCGTTGAAGTATCCCAGATGCGGCAGATAGTCCGGGTTATTTTTGCCTTCCCCATCCAGCATGCACAAATCGAATGGGTTGAGGCCAAGAATCCAGTTCAGCAACTGATCGGCATATTGATGCAACTGCTTCTTGAGCTGTGGATCCTGCACTGTCGGCGCTGCCAGATAAGCCATGGCAGCCAGGGATCCGAGCCGGGCATTTTCACCTTGCCACCAGTAACCGCTTTCATTGCAGTGCGGGATAAAAAAACTGCCCTGTTTTTCACCATCCACAGCTTTCACATACTGCCGGGGATAGCCGAAGGGATTGGCGACTTCCTGCGTGATCTTCAGTTCAAAGCGCAGTGCATTTTCAATGACCCGGTGAATGGTAGCGAACCGCTCGGGTTCGGACTCCACTTGCTGGTACTGCAGCAGGCTGATGACGGGTAACCCGGCTTCGGCAGCGTGATAGTAAGGGCGACTGCCATCCGGCGTGGCGCTCCAGAAATGAGATTGCTGTGCATCGCTTTGCTGACGGCAGGCCAGACGGTCAGCCCAGTGGCGCGCTTCGTCCAGATAGCGCGCTTCCTGCGTGGCTTTGTGTAATTCCACCGCAGCCAGTAAAGCGCAATATTCGTCGATGATGTTTTCCTGGCCATCGTCCAGGTATTGTTCGTTATGTGTTTTCAGGTGCCAGTAGGCGGTTTGAGCAGCCGCCAGATACGAGTCGGTGTTCGGCTGCACGCCCAGATCCAGCTGCGCAACAACCGGGCTGTTGATCAGCCGGAAAGCTGCCGCCAGTGCGGCAATCGCGATGCCGCCGCCCTGACGGAAACCTGCCTGATAGCGCTCGGATTTAATCCCCTCCTGTGTTGAATAGCTACAAATCTCCCGTTGCCCGGTGGATTTACTCCACTTATCGAACACTGTGACATAAAAATATCCCTGCGGAGAAAGCATCCGCAGTAAAAAATCCGCGCCAAAAAGTGCCTCTTCAATCAGGCGGACGCGGGAAAAATCCGCAAAAGCGGGGTCATCGTGCAGCGACGTCAGGGCTGTCAGCATGTTCCAGACAACCATGGGCGTCTGCTGCGGATTCAGATAATTGGCATAAGACAAGTGACTGAAATATTTGCTCACGTCACCGGAAGCGTCGTACCAGCCGCCGTGTACATCCACACGGGTCTGGCTGCCAAACAGCGGGGCGGCATGATCAAATTGCTCAAACTTGCCGCCGCAGCGCTGAGATTTAAAATAGTGCAGCACATCGCTGAAGGTGCGCTGCATGAGTAAGCCTTCTCGAATCTCGAAGTCCGGCGATTCCAGCTCGCCACACCGGATCCGGTAACGGCCAGACTCCTGCCAGTCGCTGAAATCAATCCGTGCAGCAGCACCGGTGTGCCACTGATCCGTGTGCAGACTTGGGGAAAGCGTCAGTTGCATCACCGGTTGCTGATCCACACTGCGGATCAGTGTTGCCTGCGTCAGAGACAGGGGCGACTGATGCTGAACCATTGCAATTTTACTGCCTGTGCGTTCGTATCCGAGTTGATTGATGAGCAGCTGCATAGCTTTCCTTTTTGGTAAGTCGGTGTTTGGGTCTGAAATCAGTTTTCGTACAGATAGCAGCGAACAAAATGATTCTCTGCCAGTTGGGTGACTTCCGGCAGACGCTGGCGGCATTGCTCTGTCGCATGCGTGCAGCGTCCGGCAAATGGACAGCCCAGGCTTTCTGGAGTCCACAGCGGAATATCCCCTTTATTGCCCGCCAGCGGATCGTGAATCGATTTGCTTGGATCCGGCACCGCTGAAATCAGCAACTGGGTATACGGGTGCTGCGGGTTGTGGATGATCGCTTCGGTATCGCCCCATTCCACCATGTGGCCGACATACATCACGGCCAGATCTTCGGCGATATAACGGGCAGTGGCGATATCGTGGGTGATATACAGCAGCGCCATTTCCCGCTCGAACTTCATTTCTTCCATCAGGTTGAGTACCCCGGCCCGGATGGAGACATCCAGCATCGAGGTCGGCTCATCGGCCAGGACGACTTCAGCACCGACCGCAATGTTCCGGGCCAGATTGACCCGCTGACGCTGACCGCCGGACAACTGATGCGGATATTTCTCCGCCGTTGCTTTGGGCGGGATCAGGCCAACCTGCTCCAGCAGATCGTAGACACGCTCTTCCAGCTCTTTTTTGTTGCCTTTGCTGACTTTGTTGTGAATCAGCAGCGGCCGGGCAATATGGTGAAAAATCGTGTGTGTCGGGTTCAGAGAGCCAAACGGATCCTGCCAGACCATCTGCACGCCCTGACGGTAGGTCATCAGGTCTGCTGTTTTGGTGATGTCCTGAATATCCCGGCCGTAGTATTCGATAGAACCGGCCGTCGGCTCATACATCTTGGCGATCATTTTCGCGGTGGTGGATTTTCCGGAACCGGATTCCCCCACAACGGCCAGACCGCGACTTTTATACATTTTGAACGAGACCTGGTTCAGTGCCCGCATCATAGATTTTTTCAGCGAGTTACTGTTGACTGCAAAGTCTTTGACCAGGTTTTTTCCTTCGATAATTGGTGTTCCCACTGGATTGCTCATCTTGCCTCCATTGTTCTTTTATTTGTTATACAGGTGGCAGTTGCTCAAACGGCCAGGTTCCAGTTGGCGAAGCTGTGTGCTTTGCGAGAAGCAGGCATCATGCGCTTGACTGCAGCGGGCCTGAAAACGGCATCCCTGCGGGATTTCCAATAAGTTCAGCGGGTTGCCCGGAATCCCGGTCAGACGGGTTTTCGGCCCGGTCAGTGGCGGGAAGGAACTCCCCAGTCCCTTTGTGTACGGGTGATACGGGGTTTCCAGAATTTGCTTGGAGGGGGCGACTTCCACCAGTTCGCCGGAATACATGATGCCGATGCGGTCGGAGAATTCGACCATCAGCGACAGGTCATGGGTGATGAACAGAATGGCAAACCCAAACTCTTCTTTCAGGGCGTAGATCTTTTGCAGGATCTCGCGCTGAACCACGACGTCCAGTGCAGTCGTGGGCTCATCCATGATGATGAGTTTCGGATTCAGCGCCAGCGCAATGGCAATCACCAGTCGCTGACGCATGCCGCCGGAAAACTGGTGCGGATAATCCTGTAACCGGTCCGGATGGATATCGACGATTTCCAGCAGTCCCTGTGCCCGGCGAACGGCTTGCTCACGGGTAAGCGGCGTGTGGCGCATAATCACGTCACAGAACTGCTCTTCCATAGTCAGAACCGGGTTGAGGGCGTTCATCGCGCTCTGAAAGACCATTGAAACCTCGCTCCAGCGAAAGCTGTTGAGCTTCTGATCATCAAATTTCAGAATATCGCCATGACCGTCGAACAGAACTTCCCCGCCCGTAATAAATGCAGGCGGCTTGTGCAGACGCATCAGGGAAAAGGCGACCGTGGATTTGCCACAACCGGATTCACCCGCCAGCCCGAAGACTTCGCCTTTCCCGATGTCAAAGCTGACATTGTTCACGGCGCGGACATCCCCGGCGTCGGTAATGTAGTCGACGCACAGGTTACGAATCGAGATTTGAGGTGTTGTCATGACTTCTCTCCTCCCTGCAGGGCAGGCTGGGCGGTTACTTCTGTGGCAGCTTGTGCCTGTTGGTTTTTCTTTGCCAGATTTTTCCAGCGACGCAAGCCTTTGTGCGAGCGCAGTTGCGGGTTGGCAATCTCATCGACCGCAAAGTTCAGCATGGCCAGACCGATGGCAATCAGCGTCAGCGCGATACATGGGGCCAGCAGTTCCCACCAGGCACCCACCAGCATCGAAGATGAGGTCTGCACGTTATAGAGCATGATGCCCCAGCTGATGGAGTTCGGGTCGCCCAGTCCCAGGAAGGACAGCGTGGCTTCGGTCATGATGGCCAGCATGACGGAGCCGATGAAGCTGGCACCGATGATGGAAATCAGGTTCGGCAGGATTTCCACGAAAATGATGCGCCATGAAGATTCACCGAGCACTTCAGCGGCCTTGACGAATTCTTTCTCGCGCAGAGACAGGGTCTGGGCCCGAACGACCCGTGCGCCCCATGCCCAGGAGGTCATGGCGATGACCACGGCAATCGTCAGCGGACCGGCCTGACCGATAAAGGCTGCAATGACGAACAGGAGCGGGAGCTGCGGCATCACCAGCATGATGTTCATGGCCGCCGTTAACACATCATCAACGCGACCGCCGAAGTAGCCGGCAGAAACACCAATCACAGTCGCCAGAAAACACACCATCAGGCCCGCACCGAAGCCAACCGCCAGCGACGTCCGCGCGCCATAGACCAGCTGCGACCAGATATCGCGGCCCATGCGGGAAGTGCCCATCACGTGTTCGGCTTTTTTCGACATCCGCAGCGTGCGTTTGTTGTCTGCCAGGTTCTGTGCCACCCAGCCATCCGGATTGTTCTGAGCCGATTTGACGATGAACGATGGATATTCATGCGGATTGCCAGTCCGGCGATCCGGTTCATGCTGCGTAATCAAGGGGGCAAAAATTGCCGCGAGGATAAAGGCACTGATAATGATCAGCCCGGCCAGCGCTTTGTAGTTGTTTGAGAGTAGTTTGATAAACCCTTTCATGATTATTTGCCTCCCTTACGCAGGCGCGGATCCAGTGCCACAATCAGCAGATCGGCCATGAAGTTAAAGAACAGCATAAACATCGTCATGATGAGTAACTGACCCTGCAGTACCTGATAATCCCGGGCATGAATGGCATTGAGCATCACGGTACCCAAGCCCGGATAGTTAAAGATGATTTCAACGATTAACTGTCCGCCAATCGCCATCCCCAGAGCCATCGACAGCGCGGTGACGCTGGGCAGCATGGCATTCCGGGCAGCGTAGTTGAAGACCACCCGGTTTTCGTTCAGCCCTTTGCCTTTGGCCATGGTGATGTAGTCTTCATTGAGCAGGTTGATCATGTTATTCCGCATGCTGATCAGGAAGCCCCCGATCTGAATCGCAGTGGCACACAGCAGCGGCAGTGCAGCGTGGTAAAGCACATCCTGATAAAACGCCAGACTGGTCCAGTCCGGTAAAGTGCCTGGCGTGTAGGCGTAGCTGGTCGGGAACCATTTCAGGCCCATGCCAAAGGTGAAGAGCACCAGCATGGCGATCACCACCGGAGGCACGGCCTGGATGACGAGCATGCCCGGTGACACGAAGGCATCATATTTGCTGCCGCGTTTCCAGGCGGCGAAGATACCCAGCACGGAGCCGATGCAGAAGGCCATAATCACCGCCGACCCCGCCAGAAACAGGGACCAGCCAACCGCGCCACCGAGAATATCGTTCACGGTCTGCGGGTAGAATTTGATCGAGATCCCCAGATCCCAATTCAGAATACTTTTGATGTAGGTGAAATATTGTTCGTACCATGTCTGCGCTTCGTCGAAGCCCAGCAGTTTTTTCATGGCTTCAATCCGTTCTGCGGTGACCTGGACTGAGGCATTGGCGAACATCATAGTCACCGGGTCGCCGGGCATGGCCCGGGGAATAGCAAAGTTCAATGTGGCTGCAAAGAGCAGAGCAACCAGATAGAACGATAAACGACGAAGAAAAAATCCCATAACTCTCACCTTTCCCAACCAGTGACTTACGACGCTGGGCTGAACTCAAAACGTAAAACCCCCTGACGCTGTGCGCCATACGTGTCATCGTACGGGGGAAGAGGCGGTGCACAGGGCGTG
Proteins encoded in this region:
- a CDS encoding glycoside hydrolase family 9 protein gives rise to the protein MQLLINQLGYERTGSKIAMVQHQSPLSLTQATLIRSVDQQPVMQLTLSPSLHTDQWHTGAAARIDFSDWQESGRYRIRCGELESPDFEIREGLLMQRTFSDVLHYFKSQRCGGKFEQFDHAAPLFGSQTRVDVHGGWYDASGDVSKYFSHLSYANYLNPQQTPMVVWNMLTALTSLHDDPAFADFSRVRLIEEALFGADFLLRMLSPQGYFYVTVFDKWSKSTGQREICSYSTQEGIKSERYQAGFRQGGGIAIAALAAAFRLINSPVVAQLDLGVQPNTDSYLAAAQTAYWHLKTHNEQYLDDGQENIIDEYCALLAAVELHKATQEARYLDEARHWADRLACRQQSDAQQSHFWSATPDGSRPYYHAAEAGLPVISLLQYQQVESEPERFATIHRVIENALRFELKITQEVANPFGYPRQYVKAVDGEKQGSFFIPHCNESGYWWQGENARLGSLAAMAYLAAPTVQDPQLKKQLHQYADQLLNWILGLNPFDLCMLDGEGKNNPDYLPHLGYFNAKGGICNGITSGFDNESDIAFNPDPQASDMLQNWRWGEQWIPHAAWYLLAIALQFKEYQHD
- a CDS encoding ABC transporter ATP-binding protein, with protein sequence MSNPVGTPIIEGKNLVKDFAVNSNSLKKSMMRALNQVSFKMYKSRGLAVVGESGSGKSTTAKMIAKMYEPTAGSIEYYGRDIQDITKTADLMTYRQGVQMVWQDPFGSLNPTHTIFHHIARPLLIHNKVSKGNKKELEERVYDLLEQVGLIPPKATAEKYPHQLSGGQRQRVNLARNIAVGAEVVLADEPTSMLDVSIRAGVLNLMEEMKFEREMALLYITHDIATARYIAEDLAVMYVGHMVEWGDTEAIIHNPQHPYTQLLISAVPDPSKSIHDPLAGNKGDIPLWTPESLGCPFAGRCTHATEQCRQRLPEVTQLAENHFVRCYLYEN
- a CDS encoding ABC transporter ATP-binding protein, whose amino-acid sequence is MTTPQISIRNLCVDYITDAGDVRAVNNVSFDIGKGEVFGLAGESGCGKSTVAFSLMRLHKPPAFITGGEVLFDGHGDILKFDDQKLNSFRWSEVSMVFQSAMNALNPVLTMEEQFCDVIMRHTPLTREQAVRRAQGLLEIVDIHPDRLQDYPHQFSGGMRQRLVIAIALALNPKLIIMDEPTTALDVVVQREILQKIYALKEEFGFAILFITHDLSLMVEFSDRIGIMYSGELVEVAPSKQILETPYHPYTKGLGSSFPPLTGPKTRLTGIPGNPLNLLEIPQGCRFQARCSQAHDACFSQSTQLRQLEPGRLSNCHLYNK
- a CDS encoding ABC transporter permease; the encoded protein is MKGFIKLLSNNYKALAGLIIISAFILAAIFAPLITQHEPDRRTGNPHEYPSFIVKSAQNNPDGWVAQNLADNKRTLRMSKKAEHVMGTSRMGRDIWSQLVYGARTSLAVGFGAGLMVCFLATVIGVSAGYFGGRVDDVLTAAMNIMLVMPQLPLLFVIAAFIGQAGPLTIAVVIAMTSWAWGARVVRAQTLSLREKEFVKAAEVLGESSWRIIFVEILPNLISIIGASFIGSVMLAIMTEATLSFLGLGDPNSISWGIMLYNVQTSSSMLVGAWWELLAPCIALTLIAIGLAMLNFAVDEIANPQLRSHKGLRRWKNLAKKNQQAQAATEVTAQPALQGGEKS
- a CDS encoding ABC transporter permease, producing MGFFLRRLSFYLVALLFAATLNFAIPRAMPGDPVTMMFANASVQVTAERIEAMKKLLGFDEAQTWYEQYFTYIKSILNWDLGISIKFYPQTVNDILGGAVGWSLFLAGSAVIMAFCIGSVLGIFAAWKRGSKYDAFVSPGMLVIQAVPPVVIAMLVLFTFGMGLKWFPTSYAYTPGTLPDWTSLAFYQDVLYHAALPLLCATAIQIGGFLISMRNNMINLLNEDYITMAKGKGLNENRVVFNYAARNAMLPSVTALSMALGMAIGGQLIVEIIFNYPGLGTVMLNAIHARDYQVLQGQLLIMTMFMLFFNFMADLLIVALDPRLRKGGK